In Desulfovibrio sp., the genomic window AGTGGACCTGGATTGTCATGGGCTGTTATCTTCTGCTCGGCGCGGCTGCACTGACCCGCGTGTGGTTTCTGGGATAGGGGGTGCGTATGCGAGTTTTTGAAAGTGATGTTCTTTGCATAGGCGCCGGCCTGGCCGGGGAACGCGTGGCTGTGGAAGCGGCTCAGGCCGGGTTCAGGGTTATCTGTCTTTCGCTGGTGCCGCCCAAGCGCTCGCACTCGTCTGCCGCCATGGGCGGCATGCAGGCGGCCCTTGGCAACTCCATCATGGGCGAGGGCGACTGCCCCGAGGTGCATTTTAACGACACAGTTAAAGGCTCTGACTGGGGCTGCGACCAGGAAGTGGCCCGCCTCTTTGCCGAAACCGGCCCCATCGCCATGCGTGAAATGGCCTGGATGGGTGTGCCCTGGAGCCGCGTTGTGCCCGGAGAGCATACCTACTACAAGGGCGGCAAACCTTTTCAGGCTACGGAAAAAACCGAGAACGAAGGGCTGATCCACTCCCGCGCCTTTGGCGGCACGGCCAAGTGGCGCACCTGCTATACTTCGGACGGTACCGGCCACGCCGTGCTGTTCACCCTCGACAACCGCCTGCTGCAGCTGGGCGTTGACGTGCACGACCGCATGCAGGCCGAAGCCCTCATTCACGATGGGCAGCGCTGCATGGGCTGTGTGGCGCGCGACCTGCGCACCGGCGAGCTGGTGGGCTATTTTGCCAAGGCCACGCTGATCGCCACGGGCGGCTATGGCCGCATTTACCGAGCCACCACCAACGCCATCATCTGCGACGGCGGCGGCCAGATCACCGCCCTTGAAACCGGTGTCGTGCCTCTTGGCAACATGGAGGCCGTGCAGTTTCACCCCACGGGCACAGTGCCAACCGACATTCTGGTTACAGAAGGCTGCCGTGGCGACGGCGGCACCCTGCTGGACGTGAATGAATACCGCTTCATGCCCGACTATGAACCCGAAAAGGCCGAGCTTGCCTCGCGCGACGTGGTTTCGCGCCGCATGACCGAACACATGCGCAAGGGTCTTGGCGTGCAGAGCCCCTACGGCGAACACCTCTGGCTCGATATCCGCCATCTGGGCGAAAAGCACATCACCACGAACCTGCGGGAAGTGTACGACATCTCCACGCATTTTCTGGGCGTCAACCCCATCCACCAGCTTATCCCCGTGCGGCCCACGCACCACTACAGCATGGGCGGCGTGCGCATCAACAAGGACGGGCATGCCTACGGGCTTCAGGGCCTGTTCTCTGCCGGTGAAGCGGCCTGCTGGGACATGCACGGCTTCAACCGCCTTGGCGGCAACTCGCTGGCAGAAACCATCGTTTCTGGCCGCATCGTGGGCGCCAAGCTTGTGGAATTCCTGCAGGGGTACGAAACCG contains:
- a CDS encoding fumarate reductase flavoprotein subunit, whose amino-acid sequence is MRVFESDVLCIGAGLAGERVAVEAAQAGFRVICLSLVPPKRSHSSAAMGGMQAALGNSIMGEGDCPEVHFNDTVKGSDWGCDQEVARLFAETGPIAMREMAWMGVPWSRVVPGEHTYYKGGKPFQATEKTENEGLIHSRAFGGTAKWRTCYTSDGTGHAVLFTLDNRLLQLGVDVHDRMQAEALIHDGQRCMGCVARDLRTGELVGYFAKATLIATGGYGRIYRATTNAIICDGGGQITALETGVVPLGNMEAVQFHPTGTVPTDILVTEGCRGDGGTLLDVNEYRFMPDYEPEKAELASRDVVSRRMTEHMRKGLGVQSPYGEHLWLDIRHLGEKHITTNLREVYDISTHFLGVNPIHQLIPVRPTHHYSMGGVRINKDGHAYGLQGLFSAGEAACWDMHGFNRLGGNSLAETIVSGRIVGAKLVEFLQGYETVFSTQAMKEAATKIKDRIAALMRGTGDDCYTLRNAMQDIMMEHVGIFRNGKDLEAGVAKLQELLERTKNMRLASGNIPGPNAELSMALRVPGMLKLALCTAYGALMRTESRGAHAREDYPERNDKEWLNRTLAYWKEGDTLPTLKYEPATPFYILPPGDRGYGGGKIIQADISSEKIVPYAQQG